One Sulfurospirillum tamanense DNA window includes the following coding sequences:
- a CDS encoding Na+/H+ antiporter subunit C, translating to MEVLIALIIATLAGAGIFLALKARTYPVVLGLTMLAYAVNLFLFVMGRLHVNMPPVLRDGIEAYADPLPQALVLTAIVISFGMTAFVIVLALRAQHELGNDHVDGTGSPQTTGEVQ from the coding sequence ATGGAAGTTCTCATAGCACTTATTATCGCCACCCTCGCTGGAGCGGGGATTTTTTTGGCATTGAAGGCGCGCACATACCCCGTTGTACTTGGACTAACAATGCTAGCCTATGCGGTTAATTTGTTTTTATTTGTGATGGGGCGTTTACATGTAAACATGCCTCCGGTCTTGCGCGATGGCATTGAAGCTTACGCAGACCCTTTGCCTCAAGCTTTGGTGTTAACGGCTATTGTTATTAGTTTTGGAATGACAGCCTTTGTGATAGTGCTGGCACTTCGCGCACAACATGAGTTAGGAAATGACCATGTCGATGGCACAGGATCACCTCAAACTACAGGAGAGGTCCAATGA